One Coregonus clupeaformis isolate EN_2021a chromosome 21, ASM2061545v1, whole genome shotgun sequence DNA window includes the following coding sequences:
- the ankrd12 gene encoding ankyrin repeat domain-containing protein 12 isoform X4, with the protein MAKPGTDRDGAMVDKPTGKKSKDKISPFTKTPKLDRSALLGGKEGKPPKSSMKRKLSFTVSPKERDSDTDKDGPDKKKNKKESGGSKKVPVNLLFGYPLSERKQMALLMQMTARDNSPDSTPSHPSQAPPVQKKPPSSSASRARDKVNKRNERGETPLHMAAIRGDAKHVKELISLGADVNVKDFAGWTPLHEACNLGYYDVAKVLIAAGAEVNTQGLDDDAPLHDASSSGHTDIVKLLLRHGGNAFQANRRGERPVDIADSRELELLLKGEVPLSDAEDSSSESEDPPSVNPSSVDVDDDNMDDSDVEKVSDGKRSTVKASPSMSGLDEYEFKDEEEEEDLSKALNDRHILRRELRQEEKDQLAAKQSGSVQSSKSKKTKTSSRVLYCSSDSSSDEMEMPSERRSSPTCSHGSEGHKASDASRTKKENLVTSEKKDKGSKVKKKNKSKNKNKENQEDGKENSKALVFSVATVSVSETHTDKNSRGLCGDEDSFKMSFSPKDDSSVHLFHLSATVKSPKLNHGLADKQPSFNPLKQENAKMTCVSIAEGPCLPDGVKYNHYNPESEFCTESSSSKGCKHKEKSKHHQKDVTVDAGGGAVGEDGGSSPYNKDVSVANSVDSSEGGALRKTDKDGKVVKKHKLKHKEKDKPRREYETERNRHRQKEGSRKDGHRNLEFDREFWKENFFNDDEPLPPGKTEREDCGSPQNTLGSSPVKEERGTKEKHSSSSKEKRPREERLKKERKETSAVCKEERGGKDGKLSEREERTECLSSGRVSVPEETQHNPTSVKVEPEEKPVTGTPSTADSDQLDASEKGQRDKSDRRPSVKEREADKTDKKHPDKEKKVKIEHPENSQNSMDRWKEREKERTASPGDKNHKEIEKLRALSTTKKHEESKDKKSKDKPDKRSDRERQEREYSAGEHKDRTSSDKKGKPPSEKSVDHSKSDRSKEKEKDKDCDKKKKEKSKDGSSSSSSSSNLKLLLEEKGYVSESGKTIPAKLLKTEDLPKTPEKDRRDRESRDSDRHRDRDKERHKCDKDRSKEVSKASKTKPNETETDRENRSKVKASPVTREEQRPKEKRLDNEDLRQTSFERMLSLKDQEIEQWHRKHLEKIKQKERERMKQRPSTTTDPGKLKSKAKAKMTSSSCGEPCLSKELLRSKSSESSSDVNFRDRDKPLKDSTSSRTVSLDGKTLSCLSGKLVAGMENSLSRSPRPESERSGLMSRSVSMVSVASSEDSCQATMLTPRPIEYDSDMTLEASQDSQPPFLQSSLLSHSRSPAVHDKDYNSLPEAVGQGNRTPLQSRHASPYLRAILDEDANCATASEGKPFETQSKAAVVPAAQPSEESTSVKPLETCADPEESQSQSGPVQMLPNLPNPRTDADLNTESEGNTTPRTDADLNTESEGNTTPRTDADLNTESEGNTAPRTDAALNTESEGNTASGVLLPPQASNTRDPHVKDSSTLPQAGVPQIATPAPRGSSSTSDPLLIRDVQCIPVETSSAEPECSRKELPSEDMVASSSLSSRPLFSSLSASQSWQTLPNASMVTSLQMQTETDPSLALDPKDKAPVESAASSAESRAAVESPESALVASRPEWMDNPVASTSASTEESMATTTSKTKDSPEEMDTDVNSQEDCKKSRFSSDDVGPSDPQPDKNDQLTPSTVSRCPSPEHKGQETSDAPDRTLEKSRGPEAMSTERASYWSSSECSSTVAVPEVKSEPCPEPMEMSSTSEERPEGQTPSIVGSDHTQSTSGQSSNFQQGSQTDQSGSGSSYSSSGVSASSSPQSADRDSDSSGAKAKVLSLTMEEDQDFQQTHPRKRKMPRMSTSNQAGGSTQQQSLAAIVDSLKLEEIEPYQTERANPYYEFLHIRKKIEEKRKVLLSVIPQPPQYYDEYVTFTGSYLLDGNPLSKLCIPTITPPPSLPDQLKEMFKQQEVVRMKLRLQHSIEREKLIVSNEQEVLRVHYRAARTLANQTLPFSACTVLLDAEVYNMPQDAQASGMMSRTVESGDQDGKTSVRDRFNARQFMSWLQDVDDKFDKLKTCLLMRQQHEAAALNAVQRLHWQLKLQELDPAMYKSTSIFDIPEFYIPLVEVNDDFDLTPI; encoded by the exons ATAAAGACGGCCCGGATAAGAAGAAAAACAAGAAGGAGTCTGGGGGAAGTAAGAAGGTCCCGGTCAATCTTCTGTTTGGCTACCCGCTGTCGGAACGCAAGCAGATGGCCCTACTGATGCAGATGACCGCCAGGGACAACAGCCCAG actCGACCCCCAGCCACCCGTCCCAGGCCCCCCCGGTGCAGAAGAAGCCCCCCAGCAGCTCGGCCTCCAGAGCGAGGGACAAGGTGAACAAGAGGAACGAGCGTGGAGAGACGCCGCTACACATGGCGGCCATACGAGGGGACGCCAAGCATGTCAAGGAGCTCATCAGCCTCGGGGCCGACGTCAACGTCAAAGACTTTGCAG GCTGGACCCCTCTTCACGAGGCATGTAACCTTGGTTACTACGATGTGGCCAAGGTCCTGATCGCGGCAGGCGCAGAGGTCAACACTCAGGGTCTGGATGACGACGCGCCGCTCCACGATGCCTCCAGTAGTGGACACACAGAC ATTGTGAAGCTGCTGCTGAGACATGGAGGGAATGCGTTCCAGGCCAACAGGCGAGGGGAGCGACCCGTAGACATCGCTGATTCCCGGGAGCTGGAGCTCCTCCTAAAGGGGGAGGTGCCCCTCTCAGACGCAGAGGATAGCTCCTCAG AGTCTGAAGACCCTCCGTCGGTAAACCCCTCAAGTGTGGACGTGGATGATGACAACATGGATGACTCGGACGTGGAGAAGGTCTCTGACGGCAAACGGAGCACCGTGAAGGCCTCACCCTCCATGTCCGGCCTGGATGAGTATGAGTTCAAAGacgaggaggaagaagaagaccTGAGTAAAGCCCTGAACGACAGACACATCCTCCGGAGAGAGCTGAGGCAGGAAGAGAAGGATCAATTGGCCGCGAAGCAGAGCGGCTCTGTCCAGTCCTCTAAGTCTAAGAAGACAAAGACGTCGTCCCGCGTCCTGTACTGCAGCTCGGATAGTTCCAGTGATGAGATGGAGATGCCGTCAGAGAGAAGGAGCTCTCCGACCTGCTCCCACGGCTCGGAGGGACACAAGGCGTCAGACGCCAGCAGGACTAAGAAAGAGAACCTCGTGACTTCCGAAAAGAAAGACAAAGGCAGTAAAGTAAAGAAGAAGAACAAGAGCAAGAACAAGAACAAGGAGAACCAGGAGGACGGGAAGGAGAACAGCAAAGCTCTGGTGTTCTCCGTAGCCACCGTGTCTGTGTCAGAGACGCACACGGACAAGAACAGCCGGGGTCTCTGTGGGGACGAAGACTCGTTCAAGATGTCCTTCAGTCCCAAGGACGACTCGTCCGTCCACCTCTTCCACCTGTCCGCCACCGTCAAGTCCCCCAAGCTCAACCACGGCCTGGCCGACAAGCAGCCGTCCTTCAACCCGCTCAAACAGGAGAACGCCAAGATGACCTGCGTCTCGATTGCCGAAGGCCCCTGTCTGCCGGATGGTGTCAAGTACAACCACTACAACCCAGAGTCCGAGTTCTGCACGGAAAGCTCCAGTAGTAAAGGCTGCAAGCACAAGGAGAAGAGCAAGCACCACCAGAAGGACGTCACCGTGGACGCTGGCGGTGGTGCGGTGGGGGAAGATGGGGGCTCCAGTCCGTATAATAAAGACGTCAGCGTGGCCAACAGTGTCGACAGCTCTGAGGGTGGTGCCTTACGGAAAACGGACAAGGACGGCAAGGTGGTCAAGAAGCATAAGCTAAAACACAAGGAGAAGGACAAGCCCAGGAGGGAGTATGAGACGGAGAGGAACCGCCACCGGCAGAAAGAGGGCAGTAGGAAGGACGGCCACAGGAACCTGGAGTTCGACCGGGAGTTCTGGAAAGAGAACTTCTTCAATGATGACGAACCTTTGCCTCCAGGGAAAACGGAGAGGGAGGACTGCGGATCTCCTCAGAATACATTGGGCAGCTCTCCTGTcaaggaagagagagggacaaAAGAAAAACACTCATCTAGCAGCAAGGAGAAGAGGCCGAGAGAGGAGCGCttgaagaaagagaggaaagagaccTCTGCTGTCTgtaaagaggagagggggggaaaggATGGGAAGCTCAGTGAGCGTGAGGAGAGAACGGAGTGCCTAAGCTCTGGACGGGTTTCGGTTCCTGAGGAGACGCAGCATAACCCCACCAGTGTGAAAGTCGAACCGGAGGAGAAACCGGTAACGGGGACCCCGTCTACGGCTGATTCAGACCAGCTGGATGCCTCTGAGAAAGGCCAGCGGGACAAATCAGACAGGAGGCCTTCTGTAAAGGAACGGGAGGCTGACAAGACGGATAAAAAGCATCCTGACAAGGAGAAGAAGGTCAAGATTGAGCACCCTGAGAATTCCCAGAATTCCATGGATCgctggaaagagagggagaaggaaaggaCGGCGTCCCCTGGTGACAAGAACCACAAAGAGATCGAGAAGCTCAGAGCCTTGTCCACGACGAAAAAACACGAGGAGAGCAAGGACAAGAAGAGCAAAGACAAGCCAGATAAGAGGAGTGACagggagaggcaggagagggagTACAGCGCGGGAGAACACAAAGACAGGACGAGCTCCGATAAGAAAGGAAAACCACCCTCAGAGAAATCCGTGGACCACAGTAAATCAGATCGGTCTAAGGAAAAGGAGAAAGACAAAGACTGCGATAAGAAGAAAAAGGAAAAATCTAAAGACggctcttcctcatcttcctccagCTCTAACCTGAAGCTTCTCTTGGAGGAGAAGGGCTATGTGTCTGAAAGTGGCAAGACCATACCAGCAAAACTACTAAAGACCGAGGACCTCCCAAAGACGCCAGAGAAAGACCGGAGAGACCGAGAATCCAGAGACTCTGACCGGCACCGAGATCGGGACAAAGAGCGTCACAAGTGCGACAAGGACCGTTCCAAGGAGGTTAGCAAGGCCAGTAAGACCAAACCCAACGAGACCGAGACTGACCGAGAAAACAGGTCCAAAGTTAAGgcctcacctgtcacccgggAAGAGCAGAGGCCCAAAGAGAAACGTCTGGACAACGAAGACCTGAGGCAGACCAGCTTCGAACGCATGCTGAGTCTGAAGGACCAGGAGATTGAACAGTGGCACCGGAAACACCTAGAAAAGATCAaacagaaggagagggagaggatgaaacAACGGCCCTCTACGACGACAGACCCAGGGAAGCTCAAAAGCAAAGCCAAGGCCAAGATGACGTCCTCATCTTGTGGAGAACCGTGCTTGAGCAAAGAATTGCTTCGCTCCAAGAGCTCTGAAAGCTCCTCCGATGTTAACTTCCGGGACCGAGACAAACCCCTTAAGGACAGCACCAGCTCCAGAACCGTGTCTCTGGACGGGAAGACACTCTCCTGCCTCAGTGGGAAGCTGGTGGCTGGTATGGAGAACAGCTTGAGCAGGTCCCCCAGGCCAGAAAGTGAGCGGTCGGGTCTCATGTCCAGGTCTGTGTCCATGGTCTCTGTGGCCAGCTCTGAGGACTCCTGTCAGGCCACCATGCTGACGCCGAGACCCATCGAGTACGACTCGGATATGACCCTGGAAGCCTCCCAGGACTCTCAGCCGCCTTTCCTCCAGTCTTCCCTCCTCTCACATTCTAGATCGCCTGCCGTTCACGACAAAGACTACAACAGTCTTCCAGAAGCGGTGGGGCAAGGTAACCGGACTCCGCTGCAGAGCAGACACGCTTCCCCTTACCTTAGGGCTATTCTGGACGAAGATGCTAACTGTGCAACGGCGTCTGAGGGCAAACCGTTCGAAACTCAGTCAAAGGCCGCCGTGGTGCCTGCTGCTCAACCCAGTGAAGAGTCCACAAGTGTTAAGCCTTTAGAAACCTGTGCAGATCCAGAGGAGAGCCAAAGTCAAAGCGGTCCTGTTCAGATGCTTCCGAATCTCCCTAATCCAAGAACAGATGCAGATCTCAACACTGAGAGTGAAGGGAACACCACTCCAAGAACAGATGCAGATCTCAACACTGAGAGTGAAGGGAACACCACTCCAAGAACAGATGCAGATCTCAACACTGAGAGTGAAGGGAACACCGCTCCAAGAACAGATGCGGCTCTCAACACTGAGAGTGAAGGGAACACCGCTTCAGGTGTCCTTCTCCCACCTCAAGCATCCAACACCAGAGATCCTCACGTAAAGGACTCCTCAACACTTCCGCAGGCTGGTGTCCCACAGATAGCTACACCAGCACCGAGAGGGTCTTCTTCCACCTCTGACCCTCTCCTAATACGGGACGTACAGTGTATCCCTGTAGAGACCTCCAGTGCGGAGCCTGAATGTAGTAGGAAGGAGCTGCCCTCTGAGGACATGGTGGCGtcgtcatctctctcctctcgaccactgttctcatctctctctgctaGCCAGTCATGGCAAACCCTTCCAAACGCCAGTATGGTGACCTCACTGCAGATGCAGACGGAGACTGATCCATCTCTGGCTCTCGATCCTAAAGATAAAGCTCCAGTTGAGAGTGCAGCCAGCAGCGCTGAAAGCAGAGCAGCTGTAGAGAGCCCTGAGAGTGCGTTAGTAGCGTCTAGACCGGAATGGATGGACAACCCAGTAGCTTCCACCAGTGCTAGCACAGAGGAGTCCATGGCGACCACCACCAGCAAAACCAAGGACTCTCCAGAGGAGATGGACACTGACGTGAACAGTCAAGAAGACTGTAAGAAATCCAGATTCTCCAGTGACGACGTGGGTCCTAGCGATCCTCAGCCGGACAAAAACGACCAGCTTACACCGTCCACTGTGTCGCGCTGCCCGAGCCCTGAACACAAGGGACAAGAAACGTCCGATGCTCCTGACCGCACATTGGAGAAGAGCAGAGGTCCTGAGGCCATGTCAACAGAAAGGGCTAGTTATTGGTCTTCATCAGAGTGCAGTAGTACGGTCGCCGTCCCTGAGGTGAAGTCAGAGCCATGCCCAGAGCCAATGGAAATGTCTTCTACCTCCGAGGAGAGACCAGAAGGACAGACTCCCTCGATTGTTGGATCAGACCACACCCAGAGTACTTCTGGACAGAGTAGTAACTTCCAGCAGGGCTCTCAGACAGACCAGAGCGGTAGTGGTAGTAGTTACAGCAGCAGTGGGGTCTCTGCTAGCTCTTCCCCCCAGTCTGCAGACAGAGACTCTGACTCCTCCGGGGCTAAGGCCAAGGTCCTCTCCCTAACCATGGAGGAGGACCAGGACTTCCAGCAGACACACCCCAGGAAGAGGAAGATGCCCAGGATGTCTACCTCCAACCAGGCTGGAGGCAGCACGCAacag CAGTCTCTGGCGGCCATCGTTGACTCTCTGAAGCTGGAGGAGATTGAGCCGTACCAGACAGAGAGGGCCAACCCTTACTACGAGTTCCTGCACATCCGCAAGAAGATCGAGGAGAAGCGCAAAGTGCTGCTGAGCGTCATCCCCCAGCCGCCGCAGTATTACGACGAATACGTGACGTTTACAGGATCTTACCTGCTGGACGGGAACCCGCTCAGCAAACTCTGTATTCCAACT ATAACTCCCCCTCCGTCTCTGCCGGACCAACTGAAGGAGATGTTTAAACAGCAGGAGGTTGTTCGTATGAAGCTGCGCTTGCAACACAGCATTGAACGG GAAAAGTTGATAGTTTCCAACGAGCAGGAGGTGTTACGAGTCCACTACCGGGCTGCCAGAACGCTAGCCAATCAGACACTCCCGTTCAGTGCATGCACCGTGCTATTGGACGCCGAGGTGTACAACATGCCTCAGGATGCCCAGGCAAGTGGCATGATGTCACGCACTGTAGAATCA GGTGACCAAGATGGCAAGACGTCGGTGAGGGATCGTTTCAACGCACGCCAGTTTATGTCCTGGTTGCAAGATGTGGACGACAAGTTTGATAAACTCAAG acgtgTTTGCTGATGCGGCAGCAGCATGAGGCAGCAGCTCTAAATGCTGTACAGCGTCTCCACTGGCAGCTGAAACTCCAGGAGCTGGATCCAGCCATGTACAAGTCCACCTCCATCTTCGACATACCCGAGTTCTACATCCCCCTGGTAGAGGTCAACGACGACTTTGACCTCACGCCCATATGA